TGCAGATGAGGGCGTAGTGGTTATCGATAACACCTCACGTTTCCGTTACGAATACGATGTACCGCTGGTCGTGCCTGAAGTAAACCCGGAAGCGATTGCAGATTTCCGTAACCGCAACATCATCGCGAACCCTAATTGTTCGACCATCCAAATGCTGGTGGCGCTGAAGCCAATTTACGATGCTGCAGGTATTGAGCGTATCAACGTAGCAACCTACCAGTCAGTATCTGGCTCAGGTAAGAAAGGCGTTGATGAGCTAGCAGGCCAAACAGTGAAACTGTTGAACAGCCAGGAAGCAGAGCCAAGCACTTACAAAAAGCAGATCGCATTTAACTGTCTGCCACATATTGATGAGTTCATGGACAACGGCTACACCAAAGAAGAAATGAAGATGGTGTGGGAAACCCAGAAAATCTTAGGCGACGATTCCGTGGCGGTAAACCCGACCTGTGTGCGCGTGCCTGTGTTTTATGGTCACGCTGAAGCCGTACATATTGAATGTCAGCAGCCGCTGGATGCCACCGAAGCAATGGATCTGCTATCCCGCGCTGAAGGCGTTGAAGTTTACTACGGCGAAGATTACCCAACGCAGGTAAAAGAAGCGACAGGTAAAGACCATGTGATGGTCGGCCGTGTACGTAACGACATCAGCCACCCGAATGGCCTGAACATGTGGGTGGTTGCTGACAACGTCCGCAAAGGCGCAGCGACAAACTCAGTGCAAATCGCTGAACTTCTGATCCGCGATTACCTGTAATCATTCCTGACTGATGCGTTGTACCCAAACGACCTGAAGATGCCCGCATTGAGGTCCTCCCTTTGGGCGAGTTGACTAGCGTCGTGCTCTTTGTTGTCCCTTTTTGCTGGAGGTGACTACACCTACAAAGGGACGCCGCGATCACAA
The nucleotide sequence above comes from Grimontia kaedaensis. Encoded proteins:
- a CDS encoding aspartate-semialdehyde dehydrogenase, coding for MTQEFDVAYDVAVLGATGAVGRTIIEVLEERKFPVRNLHLLASERSAGETIRFNGKSVRVKNVEDFDWSQVQIALFSAGAESSDRWAPIAADEGVVVIDNTSRFRYEYDVPLVVPEVNPEAIADFRNRNIIANPNCSTIQMLVALKPIYDAAGIERINVATYQSVSGSGKKGVDELAGQTVKLLNSQEAEPSTYKKQIAFNCLPHIDEFMDNGYTKEEMKMVWETQKILGDDSVAVNPTCVRVPVFYGHAEAVHIECQQPLDATEAMDLLSRAEGVEVYYGEDYPTQVKEATGKDHVMVGRVRNDISHPNGLNMWVVADNVRKGAATNSVQIAELLIRDYL